The window CTAAGTTGTTAGATACTAACATCAACAAAATGAATGAATGTAAAACTGGCAAGCAAATAATGGATTGCCAAAAAATCATCTGATGAAAGCGAGGCAGCAAAGATGAAAGCAACAGGTATTGTTCGTCGTATTGATGATTTAGGACGTGTAGTCATTCCGAAAGAAATTCGCAGAACTCTTAGAATCCGCGAAGGAGACCCGCTTGAAATTTTTGTGGACCGGGATGGTGAAGTCATATTAAAAAAATATTCCCCGATAAGTGAATTGGGTGATTTTGCTAAAGAATACGGAGAAGCATTATATGACAGCCTAGGATGTTCGATCCTCATTTGTGACAGGGACGCAGTAATTTCTGTGTCCGGGGTGTCGAAAAAAGAATATTTAAATAAAAACATTAGTGATTTGATTGAAAACGCTATGGAAGAACGACAGTCGGTGATCCAAACAAACCAAGGTGAGGTCTCTTTTGTTGATGGCCACGAAGAAACGGTTCAATCATACACCATTGCCCCAATTATCGCTAATGGCGATCCAATTGGAGCCGTTATTGTCTTTTCCACTGATCGAACGATAGGCGAAGTGGAGAAAAAAGCCGCGGAAACTGCTTCAGGATTTCTTGCACGGCAAATGGAACAATAAGAACGGGAAGAGCAGCTTGAAAAAGCTGTTCTTTTTTCATAAGCAGGAGAAAACATACGAATTTTACACATCGTGAATCAGGAACGCCGCTTTTGCTTTAGATAAAAAGAAAAGAGAATTATTGGTATTCTGCAAACCTCTCATTTTGATATAATACATTCGACTATAGATGCTTATTATATGGAAGAAAGGCGGCGTTCTTTTGTCGAATCAATCATCACAGATATTTATGAAAGGAGCGCTAACGCTGACC of the Bacillus smithii genome contains:
- the spoVT gene encoding stage V sporulation protein T, which encodes MKATGIVRRIDDLGRVVIPKEIRRTLRIREGDPLEIFVDRDGEVILKKYSPISELGDFAKEYGEALYDSLGCSILICDRDAVISVSGVSKKEYLNKNISDLIENAMEERQSVIQTNQGEVSFVDGHEETVQSYTIAPIIANGDPIGAVIVFSTDRTIGEVEKKAAETASGFLARQMEQ